The Triticum aestivum cultivar Chinese Spring chromosome 3A, IWGSC CS RefSeq v2.1, whole genome shotgun sequence genome includes a region encoding these proteins:
- the LOC123063038 gene encoding putative lipid-transfer protein DIR1 gives MAAGRKVTMSSAGVAAALVALLVVAAASGAAGLRVCSVDRDSVVNNCKSYCTVGSTEASPSGACCNAVRGGNFKCLCQFRNALSPDIDGNRAMQIPAKCGYGAASC, from the coding sequence ATGGCCGCCGGGAGGAAGGTGACGATGAGCAGCGCCGGCGTGGCCGCCGCGCTGGTGGCGCTGCTGGTcgtggcggcggcgtcgggcgcggccgGGCTCAGGGTCTGCAGCGTGGACAGGGACAGCGTCGTCAACAACTGCAAGTCCTACTGCACGGTGGGCAGCACGGAGGCCAGCCCCAGCGGCGCGTGCTGCAACGCGGTGCGCGGCGGCAACTTCAAGTGCCTCTGCCAGTTCAGGAACGCGCTGTCCCCGGACATCGACGGCAACCGCGCCATGCAGATCCCCGCCAAGTGCGGCTACGGGGCGGCCTCCTGCTAG